CCCATCAAGGTAAAGGCTTCGTTCGTTTGCTGAAAGATGCACGAGTCGAATTGCGTCGAGTAACTTGGCCAACAAAACAAGAAACAGTCACTACATCGTGGCAGGTTCTATTGGTTGTAGTTGTTGCATCATTAGTTTTGTGGTGCTTTGACTATGGTTTGGGTTGGTTAATTAAGTTGATTATCGGGTAAAAGAGCTATGAAACGTTGGTACATTATTCATGCCTACTCTGGTTATGAAAAACAAGTGATGCGTTCACTTACAGAACGAATCCAGCGTAGCGCTGTTGCCGATAGCTTTGGTGATGTCCTAGTTCCTACCGAAGAAGTGGTAGAAATGAAGGATGGTAAGAAACGTAAATCTGAGCGTAAATTCTTTCCAGGTTATGTATTAGTCGAAATGGAAATGAATGATGATACTTGGCACATTGTTAAAGAATGTCCAAAAGTATTAGGTTTTATCGGTGGTACACCTGAAAAACCTGCGCCAATCACTCAACGTGAAGCAGATGCGATTCTTGCGCGTGTACGTAATACTGGTGAAGCACCACGTCCTAAGACGATGTTTGAACCAGGTGAAGAATTACTTGTTATTGACGGTCCATTCACAGACTTTAAAGGTGTGGTGGAAGAAGTTCAATACGAAAAGTCACGTTTAACGTTGACGATTAACGTGTTTAATCGACCAACTCAGGTTGAACTCGAATTTCGCCAAGTCGAAAAAACGATTTAATCTTAGCTGGTTGAAAAGCGCCCGATTTTATCGGGCATTGTTGTTGTAACAGTATTGTTACGTAGAAATTGGGGAGCCTAACGGCGTCTGTACCCAGAGGTATTTAAAATGGCTAAGAAGATTGACGGCTATATCAAGCTGCAAGTTCCAGCTGGTAAAGCAAATCCATCTCCACCAATTGGTCCTGCACTAGGTCAACGTGGTGTAAACATCATGGCATTCTGTAAAGAATTCAATGCTGCTACACAAAAAGTTGAACCAGGTCTTCCAATTCCTGTAGTGATTACTGTGTACAACGACAAGTCGTTCACATTCATCATGAAAACTCCTCCAGCTTCTATTCTTCTTAAGAAAGCTGCTGGTATCCAAAAGGGTTCATCTGTACCTAACAAAACTAAAGTTGGTAAGTTGACTCGTGCTCAATTAGAAGAAATTGCGACTACTAAAGAACCAGACTTAACTGGTGCTGATTTAGACGCACGTGTTCGTACCATCGCTGGTTCTGCACGTTCTATGGGCTTGGAAGTGGAGCTATAAGACATGGCAAAGTTAACTAAACGTCAAAAAGCCATTGCTGCTGCTGTTGAAGCAAACAAAGTTTACACTTTGGAAGAAGCAGTACAGGTTCTTAACAGCTTACCTGCTGCAAAGTTTAAAGAATCTTTAGACATCTCTGTAAACCTTGGCGTAGACCCACGTAAATCTGATCAGGTTGTTCGTGGTGCGACTACATTACCTGCAGGTACTGGTAAAACTGTACGTGTAGCTGTATTTGCTCAAGGCGCGCAAGCAGAAGCTGCGAAAGAAGCTGGTGCTGATGTTGTAGGTTTTGATGACCTTGCTGAAAGCATCCAAGGTGGAAACCTTGACTTTGATGTTGTAATCGCTGCTCCAGACGCTATGCGTGTTGTTGGTAAGCTCGGTACAATTCTTGGTCCACGTGGTTTAATGCCAAACCCTAAAGTTGGTACTGTAACTCCTGACGTAGCGAATGCTGTTAAAAACGCTAAATCTGGTCAGGCTCGTTACCGTGTAGACAAAGCGGGTATTATCCACGCTGCGATTGGTCAAGTTGGCTTTGAAGCTGCTGCGATCCGTCAAAACGTTGAAACTTTAGTTGCTGACTTGAAAAAGTTAAAACCTGCAACTTCTAAAGGTGTATACATCAAAAAGATCACTTTGAGCTCAACTATGGGTCCTGGTCTTGTTGTTGATGTAAACAACGTTTCTAACTAAGTTTTTAACTTGGTTCTGTAAAGAATTTTAAAGTCCTGATTGAGGATCAAGCATAAACAGAAATATATTTTTCTGTTTAGCTGAGATAAAGCTTTGCTTTATCTCTACTTATCAGGCGGACTTTGAATTGATGAATGAGAATTTATCAGCGTCAAAGACCTCAGGCGAGAAGGCGTTATTTTCGGATAGCGGCTTTTCTTAATAATCCAGCCTGCGTAGACGCGGTGGTGTGATTTGTTCCTCCTCCGCGTGTAAGTCGAAAGGCTTACGAATTGGGAGTGTGCCCATTGGGTGCATAAATCACCTTAGGAGGTTTTACAATGGCTCTTCTTATCGAAGACAAAAAACAGATCGTTTCAGAAGTAAGTGAAGTTGCTTCTAAAGCGTTTGCAGCCGTTGTTGCTGACTATCAAGGTTTAAGCGTAGAGCAATTAACAACACTTCGTGTTGAAGCTCGTAAGTTAGGTGTAACTACACGTATCGTACGTAACACTTTGGCTAAGCGCGCATTCCAAGGTACTCAATTTGATATCTTGAACGACAACCTTGTTGGTCCAACAATTCTAGGTTTTTCAACTTCTGAAGATGACATGGGTGCAGCTGCACGCTTGTTTGAAGAATTTGCAAAAACTAACAAAGCATTTGAATTAAAAGCTGCTGCATTTGACGGCAAAGTTTATCAAGGTGCTGATGTTAGCGTAATTGCTAATCTTCCAAACCAAGAGAAAGCGCTTACTATGCTTGCCTCTGTTCTTCAAGCTCCTATTTCGAAATTGGGTCGCCTCATTACAGCGCTCAAAGAGAAAAACGAGTCAGAAGCTGCTTAATCAATTTTACACATCATTCAATATCCATTTGGAGTTATTCTCATGGCTTTAACAAACGAAGAAATCTTAAACGCAGTTGCTGAAAAAACTGTTCTTGAACTTGTTGAATTAATTTCTGCTTTCGAAGAAAAATTCAACGTTTCAGCTGCAGCTGTTGCTGTTGCTGCTCCAGCTGGTGGCGCTGCTGCAGCTGCTGAAGAACAATCTGAATTCAACGTTGAGTTGACTTCTTTCGGTGCTAACAAAGTAGCTGTGATTAAAGCAGTTCGTGAAGCAACTGGCCTTGGTCTTAAAGAAGCTAAAGACCTAGTTGAAGGTGCTCCTCAAGTTCTTAAAGAAGGCGTTTCTAAAGAAGAAGGCGAAGAACTTAAGAAGAAACTTGAAGAAGCTGGTGCTACAGTTACACTTAAGTAATTGTAAAAGGAGTCGGTTTTTAAATCGGCTCCATAAAATGGCTGATGGCTCTTGGGTCATCAGCCTTTTTGCGTTACAATAATCGGCTCGATTTTTGTTTGTTCTGTACAATAATTGCTTTTTTTCAGAATAAATAAAGTAATTTCAAATGTTTACCAATATTTTTCTTTTTAAAAAATATTGTTAAGCGTTTTAATACCACTAAAAGTTGCAGCATTTGTAAACAGTGGTGGCCATATCGGCCTGTGTAATTCCTTCTGAGCCCGTTCTGCAGGCGGGCTTGGTTTACTTTCCGAGGACTCCAGATGGCATACTCATATACCGAAAAGAAACGGATCCGTAAGAATTTTGGTAAATTGCCCCAAGTAATGGAAGCACCGTACTTACTCTCGATTCAGGTCGATTCGTATAGAACGTTCTTGCAAGGTGGCAAATCTCCAAAAAACCGCGAAGATATCGGTCTCCAAGCCGCATTTCGTTCAGTTTTTCCTATAGAAAGTTATTCTGGCAATGCTGCTTTAGAATTTGTTGAGTATAGCCTTGGTAAGCCTGAGTTTGATGTGCGTGAATGTATTTTACGTGGTTCGACTTATGCGGCACCAATGCGCGTAAAAATTCGTTTGATTATTAAAGATCGCGAAACTAAATCTATTAAAGACGTACGTGAACAAGAAGTCTACATGGGTGAAATGCCACTTATGACAGACAATGGTACCTTTGTAATCAATGGTACTGAGCGTGTAATTGTATCTCAGTTACACCGTTCGCCAGGCGTATTCTTTGACCACGATAAAGGTAAGACTCACTCAAGTGGTAAAGTGTTGTACTCAGCACGTATCATTCCTTACCGTGGTTCATGGTTAGATTTCGAGTTCGACGCAAAAGATCTTGTTTACGTACGTATTGACCGTCGTCGTAAATTACTTGCTACTGTTGTGTTACGTGCACTAGGTTATAACAATGAACAAGTCTTGAATTTGTTCTATGAAAAAGTACCTGTGTATCTTGACATGGGCAGTTATCAAATTGACCTTGTTCCTGAGCGTTTACGTGGTGAAATGGCTCAATTTGATATTACTGACAATGAAGGTAAAGTCATTGTTGAGCAAGGTAAACGTATCAACGCGCGTCACGTACGTCAAATGGAAGCTTCAGGTTTAACTAAACTTTCAGTTCCTGATGAATACTTATATGAGCGTATTACTGCTGAAGATATTACTTTACGTGATGGTGAAGTAATTGCTGCAAATACCTTGTTAAGCCATGAAGTTATGGTGAAGTTAGCTGAAGGTGGTGTTAAACAATTTAACATCCTATTCACAAACGACATCGATCGTGGTTCTTTCGTTGCTGATACATTACGTGCAGATACAACAACGGGTCGTGAAGAAGCATTAGTAGAAATTTATAAAGTAATGCGTCCAGGCGAGCCGCCAACAAAAGAAGCCGCTGAAAACTTATTCAATAACTTATTCTTCTCTTCTGAGCGTTATGACTTATCTCCAGTAGGTCGTATGAAGTTCAACCGTCGTTTAGGTCGTCCTTACGAAGTTGGTACTGATCAGAAATCGCGTGAAGTTGAAGGTATTTTATCGCACGAAGATATTATCGATGTATTACGTACATTGGTTGAAATCCGTAACGGTAAAGGCGAAGTAGACGACATCGACCACTTAGGTAACCGTCGTGTACGTTCTGTTGGTGAAATGACAGAAAACCAATTCCGTGTTGGTTTAGTTCGTGTTGAGCGTGCTGTTAAAGAGCGTTTAAGCCAAGCAGAAACAGATAACTTGTCTCCACAAGATTTGATCAACGCAAAACCAGTTGCTGCTGCAATCAAAGAATTCTTTGGTTCAAGCCAGTTGTCTCAGTTCATGGACCAAAACAACCCATTATCTGAGATTACGCATAAACGTCGTGTATCTGCACTTGGTCCTGGTGGTTTAACGCGTGAGCGTGCAGGCTTCGAAGTACGTGACGTACATCAAACTCACTATGGTCGTGTTTGTCCAATTGAAACTCCTGAAGGTCCAAACATTGGTTTGATCAACTCGCTTTCTGTATATGCAAAAGCGAATGACTTCGGTTTCTTGGAAACACCTTACCGTAGAGTAGTAGATGGCCGTGTAACTGATGCAGTTGAATATTTATCTGCTATTGAAGAAGTAGGTACTGTTATTGCACAGGCCGATTCTGCTGTAGATAAAGATGGCAACTTAACAGAAGAGTTTGTTTCTGTTCGTCATCAAGGTGAATTCGTACGTATGCCACCTGAAAAAGTGACGCATATGGACGTTTCTGCACAGCAAGTTGTATCTGTTGCTGCATCACTTATTCCATTCCTTGAACACGATGACGCGAACCGTGCATTAATGGGTTCGAACATGCAACGTCAGGCTGTTCCTACTTTACGTGCTGACAAACCACTTGTCGGTACAGGTATGGAAGCGAACGTAGCACGTGACTCTGGTGTGTGTGTAATTGCAAACCGTGGTGGTGCAATTGAATTTGTAGATGCGTCTCGTATCGTTATTCGTGTAAACGAAGATGAAATGATCGCTGGTGAAGCTGGTGTAGATATCTACAACCTCATCAAATATACACGTTCAAACCAAAATACTTGTATTAACCAAAATGTTATCGTGAATTTGGGCGACAAAGTTGCTCGTGGTGACATCTTGGCAGACGGTCCGTCAACAGACATGGGTGAACTTGCGCTTGGTCAAAACATGCGTGTAGCGTTCATGACATGGAATGGTTATAACTACGAAGATTCGATCTTGTTATCTGAGCGTGTTCTTCAAGAAGACCGTTTAACTTCTATTCATATTCAAGAATTGTCATGTGTAGCACGTGATACTAAGTTAGGTGCAGAAGAAATTACTGCCGATATTCCTAACGTAGGTGAAGCCGCGCTTTCTAAACTTGATGAATCAGGTATTGTTTATATCGGTGCTGAAGTTACTGCTGGTGACATCCTTGTTGGTAAAGTAACGCCTAAAGGTGAAACTCAGTTAACTCCTGAAGAAAAATTGCTTCGCGCAATCTTTGGTGAAAAAGCTGCGGACGTTAAAGATTCATCTTTACGTGTGCCATCTGGTACTAAAGGTACAGTTATCGACGTTCAAGTCTTCACGCGTGATGGCTTAGAGAAAGATGACCGTGCATTAGCAATTGAAAAAGCACAGCTTGACTCTTACCGTAAAGACTTGAAAGAAGAATACAAAATCTTCGAAGAAGCGGCTCGTGAGCGTGTAATTCGCTTGCTTAAAGGCCAAGATTCTAACGGTGGTGGTTCAACTAAACGTGGTGATAAACTTTCTGAAGATTTATTGTCTGGTTTAGAGCTTGTTGATTTACTTGAAATTCAACCAGCAGATGAAGCAATCGCTGAGCGTTTAACTCAAATTCAAGTGTTCTTAAAAGAAAAGAGCGCAGAAATTGATGAGAAATTCGCTGAGAAGAAACGTAAGCTTGCAACAGGTGATGAGTTAACAACTGGCGTATTGAAAGTTGTTAAGGTTTACTTAGCTGTTAAACGTCGTATTCAGCCTGGTGATAAGATGGCTGGTCGTCACGGTAACAAGGGTGTTGTATCTAACATCTTGCCTGTTGAAGACATGCCACACGATGCTAACGGTGTGCCGGTAGATATCGTATTGAACCCGTTGGGTGTACCATCTCGTATGAACGTGGGTCAGATTCTTGAGACTCACTTAGGTATGGCAGCTAAAGGGCTAGGCGACAAAATCGAAAAAATGTTGAAAGAACAACGTACAGTTTTAGAACTACGTGAATTCTTAGACAAGATTTATAACAAAGTCGGTGGCGAGCAAGAAGATCTTGATAGCTTGACTGATGACGAAATCCTAGCACTTTCAGGCAACTTGCGTGCGGGTGTTCCTTTAGCTACTCCGGTATTTGATGGTGCTGAAGAAAGTCAAATTAAAGACTTGCTTGAGTTGGCTGATATTTCACGTACAGGTCAAACAGTATTGTTTGACGGACGTACAGGTGAACAGTTTGACCGTCCTGTAACTGTTGGTTACATGTACATGCTTAAGTTGAACCACTTGGTTGATGACAAAATGCATGCGCGTTCAACTGGTTCTTACTCGCTTGTTACACAACAACCGCTTGGTGGTAAAGCACAATTCGGTGGTCAGCGTTTCGGTGAGATGGAAGTATGGGCACTTGAAGCATACGGTGCAGCATATACACTCCAAGAAATGCTCACAGTGAAGTCGGATGACGTTGAAGGACGTACTCGCATCTATAAGAATATTGTAGATGGTAACCATTATATGGATCCGGGTATGCCTGAATCGTTCAACGTATTGACCAAAGAGATCCGTTCTTTAGGTATCAACATTGAACTGAAAAATGGTGACTAAGTCGTAAGACTCACGATTTTTTAGGAAAAAACAATATTTGTGACCCAGTCGGGTAAGCGAGGCTTCCCGACACACGGAGAAAAAAATTGAAAGACTTGCTCGATATCATGCGTAAGAAAACGGACTCAGATGGTCATGCACCAGTTGAGTTCGACCGTATCCGTATTGGTCTTGCGTCACCAGAAATGATTAAGTCATGGTCTCATGGTGAAGTTAAAAAGCCTGAGACAATTAACTATCGTACATTTAAACCAGAACGTGATGGTTTGTTCTGTGCCAAAATCTTTGGTCCAGTAAAAGATTACGAATGCTTGTGTGGTAAATACAAGCGTATGAAATACAAAGGCGTCATTTGTGAAAAATGTGGCGTTGAAGTAACTACAGCTAAAGTTCGTCGTGAACGTATGGGTCACATTGAACTTGCTTCACCAGTTGCGCATATCTGGTTCTTAAAATCGTTACCTAGCCGTATCGGTTTATTACTTGATATGACACTTCGTGATATCGAACGCGTATTGTATTTCGAATCATACGTTGTTACTGATCCTGGCATGACTCCATTTGAAAAGTATCAACTTCTTAATGATGAAGAATACTTTACTGCTTTAGAAGAGCACGGTGATGAGTTCGTTGCGAAAATGGGTGCGGAAGCTGTTCAAGACTTGTTAAAAGACATTGATCTTGAAGCTGAAATTTCACGTTTACGTGAAGAAATCCCTCAAACAACTTCTGAAACGAAGTTGAAAAAAGCGTCTAAACGCTTGAAATTGATGGAAGCATTCAAAGATTCGAACAACAAGCCAGAATGGATGGTAATGAATGTACTTCCAGTACTTCCACCAGATTTACGTCCATTAGTTCCACTTGAAGGTGGTCGTTTTGCTACTTCTGACTTGAACGATTTATATCGTCGAGTGATTAACCGTAACAACCGTTTGAAGCGTCTTCTTGACCTTGCAGCACCAGACATTATCGTACGTAACGAAAAACGTATGTTACAAGAGTCTGTAGATGCATTGCTTGATAACGGTCGTCGTGGTCGTGCAATCACTGGTTCTAACAAACGTCCATTAAAATCTTTGGCAGATATGATCAAAGGTAAACAAGGTCGTTTCCGTCAGAACTTGTTAGGTAAGCGTGTTGACTACTCTGGTCGTTCGGTAATTACTGTAGGTCCTACTTTACGTCTTCACCAATGTGGTCTTCCGAAGAAAATGGCACTTGAATTATTCAAACCATTTATTTTCGCGAAACTACAAGCTTCAGGTCAGGCAACAACCATTAAAGCTGCGAAGAAAATGGTTGAGCGCGAGACTCCGGAAGTTTGGGACGTTCTTGCATCTGTAATTCGTCAACATCCAGTCATGTTGAACCGTGCGCCAACACTTCACCGTTTAGGTCTTCAAGCATTTGAACCTATTCTTATTGAAGGTAAGGCAATCCGTCTTCACCCACTCGTTTGTGCTGCGTTCAACGCCGACTTCGACGGTGACCAAATGGCGGTACACGTTCCATTGACACTTGAAGCACAGTTAGAAGCTCGTGCATTGATGATGTCAACGAACAACATCTTGTCACCAGCAAACGGTGAGCCAATCATCGTTCCTTCTCAAGACGTTGTCTTGGGTCTTTACTACATCACTCGTGATGCAGTAAATGCTAAAGGTGAAGGTATGGTGTTTGCTGATACTCACGAAGTAAACCGTGCACTTGCAACTGGTCAAGTTGCGATTCATGCGCGTGTTAAAGTACGTGTGCATCAAACTGTTATCAATGAAAATGGTGAACGTGAACACCAAACTATTATTGTTGATACAACACCAGGTCGTTGCTTACTTTGGGAAGTTGTTCCACAAGGTTTAAGTTTTGACATGATCAACCTTGAGATGACTAAAAAGAACATCTCTAAGTTAATCAACTCTTGCTACCGTAAACTTGGTTTGAAAGATACTGTTATCTTCGCTGACCAGTTAATGTACTTGGGCTTCCGTCAAGCGACTCGTTCAGGTGTATCTGTAGGTATGGAAGACATGTTAATTCCACCTACTAAGCACACAATTATTGATAAAGCGGAAACAGAAGTTCGTGAAATCGAACAACAGTTCGAACAAGGTTTCGTAACTGCTGGTGAACGTTATAACAAAGTTGTCGATATCTGGGCGCGTACAAACGACCAAGTTGCGAAAGCGATGATGGATAACTTGTCTTACACTGTTGTTAAAAACAAACAAGGTGAAGACGAGAAGCAAAAATCATTCAACAGCATTTATATGATGTCTGACTCTGGTGCCCGTGGTAGTGCGGCGCAGATTCGTCAGCTTGCTGGTATGCGTGGTTTGATGGCAAAACCGGATGGCTCGATTATTGAGACTCCAATTAAAGCGAACTTCCGTGAAGGTTTAACAGTACTTCAGTACTTTATTTCGACA
This window of the Acinetobacter sp. XH1741 genome carries:
- the nusG gene encoding transcription termination/antitermination protein NusG — its product is MKRWYIIHAYSGYEKQVMRSLTERIQRSAVADSFGDVLVPTEEVVEMKDGKKRKSERKFFPGYVLVEMEMNDDTWHIVKECPKVLGFIGGTPEKPAPITQREADAILARVRNTGEAPRPKTMFEPGEELLVIDGPFTDFKGVVEEVQYEKSRLTLTINVFNRPTQVELEFRQVEKTI
- the rplK gene encoding 50S ribosomal protein L11, with the translated sequence MAKKIDGYIKLQVPAGKANPSPPIGPALGQRGVNIMAFCKEFNAATQKVEPGLPIPVVITVYNDKSFTFIMKTPPASILLKKAAGIQKGSSVPNKTKVGKLTRAQLEEIATTKEPDLTGADLDARVRTIAGSARSMGLEVEL
- the rplA gene encoding 50S ribosomal protein L1, producing the protein MAKLTKRQKAIAAAVEANKVYTLEEAVQVLNSLPAAKFKESLDISVNLGVDPRKSDQVVRGATTLPAGTGKTVRVAVFAQGAQAEAAKEAGADVVGFDDLAESIQGGNLDFDVVIAAPDAMRVVGKLGTILGPRGLMPNPKVGTVTPDVANAVKNAKSGQARYRVDKAGIIHAAIGQVGFEAAAIRQNVETLVADLKKLKPATSKGVYIKKITLSSTMGPGLVVDVNNVSN
- the rplJ gene encoding 50S ribosomal protein L10 — its product is MALLIEDKKQIVSEVSEVASKAFAAVVADYQGLSVEQLTTLRVEARKLGVTTRIVRNTLAKRAFQGTQFDILNDNLVGPTILGFSTSEDDMGAAARLFEEFAKTNKAFELKAAAFDGKVYQGADVSVIANLPNQEKALTMLASVLQAPISKLGRLITALKEKNESEAA
- the rplL gene encoding 50S ribosomal protein L7/L12, encoding MALTNEEILNAVAEKTVLELVELISAFEEKFNVSAAAVAVAAPAGGAAAAAEEQSEFNVELTSFGANKVAVIKAVREATGLGLKEAKDLVEGAPQVLKEGVSKEEGEELKKKLEEAGATVTLK
- the rpoB gene encoding DNA-directed RNA polymerase subunit beta; protein product: MAYSYTEKKRIRKNFGKLPQVMEAPYLLSIQVDSYRTFLQGGKSPKNREDIGLQAAFRSVFPIESYSGNAALEFVEYSLGKPEFDVRECILRGSTYAAPMRVKIRLIIKDRETKSIKDVREQEVYMGEMPLMTDNGTFVINGTERVIVSQLHRSPGVFFDHDKGKTHSSGKVLYSARIIPYRGSWLDFEFDAKDLVYVRIDRRRKLLATVVLRALGYNNEQVLNLFYEKVPVYLDMGSYQIDLVPERLRGEMAQFDITDNEGKVIVEQGKRINARHVRQMEASGLTKLSVPDEYLYERITAEDITLRDGEVIAANTLLSHEVMVKLAEGGVKQFNILFTNDIDRGSFVADTLRADTTTGREEALVEIYKVMRPGEPPTKEAAENLFNNLFFSSERYDLSPVGRMKFNRRLGRPYEVGTDQKSREVEGILSHEDIIDVLRTLVEIRNGKGEVDDIDHLGNRRVRSVGEMTENQFRVGLVRVERAVKERLSQAETDNLSPQDLINAKPVAAAIKEFFGSSQLSQFMDQNNPLSEITHKRRVSALGPGGLTRERAGFEVRDVHQTHYGRVCPIETPEGPNIGLINSLSVYAKANDFGFLETPYRRVVDGRVTDAVEYLSAIEEVGTVIAQADSAVDKDGNLTEEFVSVRHQGEFVRMPPEKVTHMDVSAQQVVSVAASLIPFLEHDDANRALMGSNMQRQAVPTLRADKPLVGTGMEANVARDSGVCVIANRGGAIEFVDASRIVIRVNEDEMIAGEAGVDIYNLIKYTRSNQNTCINQNVIVNLGDKVARGDILADGPSTDMGELALGQNMRVAFMTWNGYNYEDSILLSERVLQEDRLTSIHIQELSCVARDTKLGAEEITADIPNVGEAALSKLDESGIVYIGAEVTAGDILVGKVTPKGETQLTPEEKLLRAIFGEKAADVKDSSLRVPSGTKGTVIDVQVFTRDGLEKDDRALAIEKAQLDSYRKDLKEEYKIFEEAARERVIRLLKGQDSNGGGSTKRGDKLSEDLLSGLELVDLLEIQPADEAIAERLTQIQVFLKEKSAEIDEKFAEKKRKLATGDELTTGVLKVVKVYLAVKRRIQPGDKMAGRHGNKGVVSNILPVEDMPHDANGVPVDIVLNPLGVPSRMNVGQILETHLGMAAKGLGDKIEKMLKEQRTVLELREFLDKIYNKVGGEQEDLDSLTDDEILALSGNLRAGVPLATPVFDGAEESQIKDLLELADISRTGQTVLFDGRTGEQFDRPVTVGYMYMLKLNHLVDDKMHARSTGSYSLVTQQPLGGKAQFGGQRFGEMEVWALEAYGAAYTLQEMLTVKSDDVEGRTRIYKNIVDGNHYMDPGMPESFNVLTKEIRSLGINIELKNGD
- the rpoC gene encoding DNA-directed RNA polymerase subunit beta', giving the protein MKDLLDIMRKKTDSDGHAPVEFDRIRIGLASPEMIKSWSHGEVKKPETINYRTFKPERDGLFCAKIFGPVKDYECLCGKYKRMKYKGVICEKCGVEVTTAKVRRERMGHIELASPVAHIWFLKSLPSRIGLLLDMTLRDIERVLYFESYVVTDPGMTPFEKYQLLNDEEYFTALEEHGDEFVAKMGAEAVQDLLKDIDLEAEISRLREEIPQTTSETKLKKASKRLKLMEAFKDSNNKPEWMVMNVLPVLPPDLRPLVPLEGGRFATSDLNDLYRRVINRNNRLKRLLDLAAPDIIVRNEKRMLQESVDALLDNGRRGRAITGSNKRPLKSLADMIKGKQGRFRQNLLGKRVDYSGRSVITVGPTLRLHQCGLPKKMALELFKPFIFAKLQASGQATTIKAAKKMVERETPEVWDVLASVIRQHPVMLNRAPTLHRLGLQAFEPILIEGKAIRLHPLVCAAFNADFDGDQMAVHVPLTLEAQLEARALMMSTNNILSPANGEPIIVPSQDVVLGLYYITRDAVNAKGEGMVFADTHEVNRALATGQVAIHARVKVRVHQTVINENGEREHQTIIVDTTPGRCLLWEVVPQGLSFDMINLEMTKKNISKLINSCYRKLGLKDTVIFADQLMYLGFRQATRSGVSVGMEDMLIPPTKHTIIDKAETEVREIEQQFEQGFVTAGERYNKVVDIWARTNDQVAKAMMDNLSYTVVKNKQGEDEKQKSFNSIYMMSDSGARGSAAQIRQLAGMRGLMAKPDGSIIETPIKANFREGLTVLQYFISTHGARKGLADTALKTANSGYLTRRLVDVAQDLVITEPDCGTAGGLVMTPFIQGGDVIEPLRDRVLGRVTAEDVRRASDDEVVLPRGTLIDEKIAAQLEEAGVDEVKVRSVIACESTFGVCARCYGRDLARGHLVNPGESVGVMAAQSIGEPGTQLTMRTFHVGGAASRTSAANSVQVRNKGTVRFHNVKTVQHAKGHLVSVSRSGEIGIADELGRERERYKLPYGASILLKDGEIVEAGGIVATWDPHTHPLVTEVAGKARFSQIADGVTATSKTDDATGMTTVEILPVTARPASGKDLRPAIVLDMADGGEQFYFLPQNTIVTVRDGETIGVGDVIGRVPQETSRTRDITGGLPRVADLFEARKPKEHAILAEVSGIVSFGKETKGKNRLVITPDDGSEIYEELIPKWRQINVFEGEHVNRGETISDGPQNPHDILRLKGEVALTNYIVNEVQDVYRLQGVKINDKHIEVIVRQMLRKVDITDGGDTSFIKGEQVDYIRVVQENQAVLAQNKFPAKFERQLMGITKASLSTDSFISAASFQETTRVLTEAAVTGKEDDLRGLKENVVVGRLIPAGTGLAYHLERRRQEAEAAEHELHNDFSEVDQAFSQALNSEQF